A section of the Drosophila subobscura isolate 14011-0131.10 chromosome A, UCBerk_Dsub_1.0, whole genome shotgun sequence genome encodes:
- the LOC117902988 gene encoding cytosolic carboxypeptidase Nna1 isoform X5 has product MDFVGGGGRVQFLQAQLFPVCTLTASSGGFLGSFLSKGLKTNQLVVNTDEKTLRPVARLKEPRDLFALPKDKDNDCSQQAPRWPVECQVIEERITHIPYVPAQPEPLNAPTGNELKPRPVGEENGIVVFSYSPISAVNYAKPRAKKEEESSDESDYSSDSRNDSTPPSRSTPVRQPAGSRGGKLNSVSKMINSLDNRSTSASLDEDIDFDDEYDYDTSGAGCGFSGEAREKAIIKDLIEEKKRRYMNAAASAEEKQQHQQQQQPTAGASAGHNSQTGSRSESKPKSTSTEKSNAISEIDDIWKNNTSEYKPASPRYILSQFGKKVTKPMIDRLVDQGDDKHLTTGTASGNQKVASSSKYAISPIKLPKKNIARLEVAFERSARPVSPNSNIVTNSEMKHSFDSDKESITTTTESADTTSWHSCRLAGGADTMPLSPAGSETVSETETLVGEESKSKMRLASVGQQSKMKCPRARHCTVPYTHAQTLAAAANRAARAHRDAEPRLMGEGGTGTGTGAGTGTGTSTGTGTTTSNLNACSLSIDSSFQSQESTTNQETNNSSQSFLSSSNPLPQEQFSRSAVGGAKFVTNCHPMNPEEYDGLEFESRFESGNLAKAVQITPTYYELYLRPDLYTSRSKQWFYFRVRRTRRKMLYRFSIVNLVKSDSLYNDGMQPVMYSTLGAKEKSQGWRRCGDNICYYRNDDESTSNNANEEDEDNSTYTLTFTIEFEHDEDAVYFAHSYPYTYSDLQDYLMEIQRHPVKSKFCKLRLLCRTLAGNNVYYLTVTAPSSNEENMRRKKSIVVSARVHPSETPASWMMKGLMDFITGDTTVAKRLRHKFIFKLVPMLNPDGVIVGNTRNSLTGKDLNRQYRTVIRETYPSIWYTKAMIRRLIEECGVAMYCDMHAHSRKHNIFIYGCENKRNPEKKLTEQVFPLMLHKNSADRFSFESCKFKIQRSKEGTGRIVVWMLGITNSYTIEASFGGSSLGSRKGTHFNTQDYEHMGRAFCETLLDYCDENPNKVKRHAKLFKQIKKIRKREKREQKALKLQKMADQILNLLKQQDRLRSKIIERLMREGSSADEPLNIPLSDYSSDEGNCSSSSDNEGKHSITASDLEGPCCAPTRAPPSSPEVIHEIRKFRLRRMRKVMHELDRIYFTPMFQRKFKAINTLKRRRHKLGATKTPSTVVAKRLKGGGSGPESSNTTANANATSMAEQTKKPMGKESADSIGSSSQESQENDSAETTKKPAARGARSTAGPSQASGSSKQKAKKKKYLPTEKKKPQANHKLHVNRNFRLWLANRKIFICRRRKSMQTRRTRVRNKAPKKRGEVVRTTLDLPTTDPGSDLHFSTDDEEHSPTIGPSGYGAVAPLRHTLLQSELQRRYIEEIGDTVVQKPKPAHMPPELIVTTPSKSNTPGGGAKLDFYKLTPRTAPELDGGAQRGMYKQQGGSVGGATSTSARRTYSWHNLDQEAAISSTKQAAASFYMHESKAAMKIKPPPRRNVPSNFIPQRNVTNTSSADDLQLKLSLKKKIWTGAHGEPDGRPLCWFKGHMNQTHQSQAQVQAQTNAMASAASAVRSAGGGGGGGGGGGGTASRTVFTAASGKEAAAGMATGAAAAAAAPPTRKPRKLEQVDLFTACSQKLIMWQQQEEHKKMQPQRLIRVEEQQREMMRSFKPMQLGKKQSLTGRTMAGLGPDASSAGLKVKRKSSSMMKIAETTQLVTRFARTRGSSGSSALQQQQQQMQQQHASQGQRMMYKNQSMANTGSGRHYSAGMINPQHGHRAPSKFKTGGLVVTAVQQPGMALGSSNSSRRMRNAAGLPVKAGQGHAALGAAANGSSSSGNGNGNGNGLLQYQRNSAANIQINKSSTTGISLDTVNLVRKVKTKLKKRKSRALANGAAK; this is encoded by the exons GCTTTCTTGGCAGTTTTTTATCAAAGGGCCTGAAGACCAATCAATTGGTTGTGAATACGGATGAGAAAACCCTGCGACCCGTTGCACGACTGAAGGAACCGCGCGATCTTTTCGCCCTGCCGAAGGACAAGGACAATGACTGCTCACAGCAGGCCCCCAGATGGCCGGTGGAGTGTCAG GTCATCGAGGAGCGCATCACACACATTCCCTATGTGCCGGCCCAGCCCGAGCCGCTCAATGCACCGACTGGCAACGAGCTGAAGCCACGGCCCGTGGGCGAGGAGAATGGAATTGTTGTGTTCAGCTACAGTCCCATCAGTGCGGTCAATTAT GCAAAGCCCAGggccaagaaggaggaggagtcgagCGATGAGTCGGACTACTCATCGGACTCCAGGAACGACTCAACGCCGCCAAGTCGATCGACGCCAGTGCGGCAGCCGGCCGGGAGTCGCGGTGGCAAGCTGAACAGCGTCTCCAAGATGATCAACAGCCTGGACAATCGCTCGACCAGCGCCTCCCTGGACGAAGACATTGATTTCGATGATGAGTATGACTACGACACGAGTGGCGCTGGCTGCGGCTTCAGTGGCGAGGCTCGGGAAAAAGCCATCATCAAGGATCTCATCGAGGAGAAGAAGCGGCGCTACATGAATGCCGCTGCCAGCGCAgaggagaagcaacagcaccagcaacagcaacaacccaCTGCCGGGGCAAGTGCTGGCCACAACAGCCAGACGGGCAGCCGATCGGAGAGCAAGCCCAAGAGCACGTCGACGGAGAAGAGCAACGCCATCAGCGAGATCGATGACATCTGGAAGAACAACACCAGCGAGTACAAGCCCGCCTCGCCGCGCTACATCCTCAGCCAGTTTGGGAAGAAGGTGACCAAGCCCATGATCGATCGCCTGGTGGATCAAGGCGATGACAAACACCTGACAACGGGCACGGCCAGCGGCAACCAAAAGGTAGCGTCGTCGAGCAAGTATGCCATTTCCCCGATCAAGTTGCCCAAGAAGAACATTGCTCGCCTGGAGGTGGCCTTTGAGCGCAGTGCTCGTCCCGTTTCACCCAACTCGAACATAGTTACAAATTCAGAGATGAAGCATAGCTTCGATTCCGATAAGGAAtccatcaccaccaccaccgaaTCAGCAGACACAACATCGTGGCATTCATGTCGACTTGCTGGCGGTGCCGACACCATGCCACTGTCTCCTGCTGGCTCGGAAACTGTCTCCGAAACGGAAACTTTGGTGGGGgaggagagcaagagcaaaatGAGGCTAGCAT CTGTGGGGCAGCAGAGCAAGATGAAGTGCCCAAGAGCGAGGCACTGCACGGTGCCATATACGCATGCGCAAACCCTTGCCGCAGCAGCCAATAGGGCAGCACGGGCCCATCGTGATGCAGAGCCAAGGCTCATGGGTGAAGGGGGAACGggtactgggactggggctgggactgggactgggactagcactggcactggcacaacCACGAGTAACCTTAATGCTTGTAGCCTGAGCATAGATTCATCGTTCCAGAGTCAAGAATCAACGACTAATCAGGAGACGAACAACTCGTCTCAATCGTTTTTATCCTCTTCTAATCCCTTGCCACAAGAACAGTTCAGCCGTTCGGCGGTGGGCGGTGCCAAATTCGTCACAAACTGCCATCCCATGAATCCCGAGGAGTACGATGGCCTCGAGTTTGAGTCGCGCTTCGAGAGCGGCAACCTGGCCAAAGCGGTACAGATCACGCCCACCTACTATGAGCTGTATCTGCGTCCCGATCTCTACACGAGCCGCTCCAAGCAGTGGTTCTACTTTCGCGTGCGACGCACACGCCGCAAGATGCTCTATCGCTTCTCGATTGTGAATCTCGTGAAGTCCGACAGCCTCTACAACGATGGCATGCAGCCGGTCATGTACTCCACACTAGGGGCCAAGGAGAAGAGCCAGGGCTGGCGGCGTTGCGGTGATAATATCTGCTATTATCGGAACGATGATGA AAGTACCAGCAATAATGCCAACGAGGAGGATGAAGACAACTCCACGTATACGCTCACTTTCACCATTGAGTTTGAGCACGATGAGGATGCGGTTTACTTTGCCCACAGCTATCCTTACACGTACAGTGATCTGCAGGACTATCTCATGGAGATCCAGCGGCACCCGGTCAAGTCAAAGTTCTGTAAATTGCGTCTACTCTGCCGCACATTGGCGGGGAATAATGTCTACTATCTGACGGTGACGGCGCCCTCCagcaatgaagaaaatatgcgG CGTAAGAAATCAATTGTGGTATCGGCACGTGTCCATCCAAGCGAAACGCCCGCCTCATGGATGATGAAGGGACTGATGGACTTCATCACTGGCGACACAACAGTGGCCAAGCGGCTGCGCCACAAGTTCATCTTCAAGCTGGTGCCAATGCTGAATCCAGATGGTGTGATTGTGGGCAACACGCGCAACTCGCTGACCGGCAAGGATCTGAATCGGCAATACCGCACGGTTATCCGTGAGACATATCCGTCCATTTGGTATACAAAAGCCATGATTAGAAG ACTGATTGAAGAGTGCGGCGTGGCCATGTACTGTGATATGCACGCGCACTCACGCAAACACAACATATTCATTTATGGCTGTGAGAACAAGCGAAATCCGGAGAAGAAGCTCACCGAGCAGGTGTTCCCCTTGATGCTACACAAGAACAGTGCGGATCGG TTCTCGTTTGAGAGCTGCAAATTCAAGATACAACGCAGCAAAGAGGGCACTGGTCGTATTGTCGTCTGGATGTTGGGCATCACCAATAGCTACACAATTGAGGCATCCTTTGGTGGCTCCTCGCTGGGCTCACGCAAGGGTACGCACTTCAATACGCAG GATTATGAACACATGGGACGTGCATTTTGTGAGACACTTTTGGACTATTGCGATGAGAATCCAAACAAAGTAAAGCGCCATGCAAAGTTATTTAAGCAAATCAAAAAGATAAGAAAACGCGAGAAACGCGAACAGAAAGCATTGAAATTACAGAAAATGGCCGATCAG ATTTTAAATTTACTCAAACAACAGGACAGGCTGCGATCCAAAATCATCGAAAGACTGATGAGAGAAGGCTCCAGTGCAGACGAGCCATTGAATATACCATTATCGGATTACTCCAG cgaCGAGGGCAACTGCAGTTCCAGCTCGGACAACGAGGGCAAGCACTCAATCACGGCCTCCGATCTGGAGGGACCCTGCTGTGCACCCACACGTGCCCCGCCCAGTTCCCCCGAGGTCATACATGAGATACGAAAG TTCCGCCTGCGGCGCATGAGGAAAGTGATGCACGAGCTGGATCGCATCTACTTTACGCCGATGTTCCAGCGCAAGTTCAAGGCAATCAACACACTGAAGCGACGTCGCCACAAGCTGGGCGCCACCAAGACACCGTCGACCGTCGTGGCCAAGCGACTGAAAGGTGGTGGCAGTGGTCCAgagagcagcaacaccactgccaacgccaacgccacaTCGATGGCTGAGCAGACGAAGAAGCCCATGGGAAAGGAAAGCGCTGACAGCATTGGTTCGAGCTCGCAGGAGTCGCAGGAGAATGACTCGGCAGAGACAACAAAGAAGCCAGCGGCGCGAGGGGCACGAAGCACGGCCGGCCCCAGTCAGGCCAGTGGGTCGTCCAAGCagaaagccaaaaagaaaaagtatttGCCCACGGAGAAGAAGAAGCCCCAAGCGAATCACAAGCTGCATGTGAATCGCAATTTTCGCCTGTGGCTGGCCAATCGCAAGATCTTCATATGTCGCCGTAGAAAG TCCATGCAGACGCGGCGCACTCGTGTGCGCAACAAGGCGCCCAAGAAGCGCGGCGAGGTGGTGCGCACCACACTGGATCTGCCCACCACCGATCCCGGCTCCGATCTGCACTTCTCCACCGACGACGAAGAGCACTCGCCCACCATCGGGCCGAGTGGCTACGGTGCCGTGGCACCACTGCGGCACACCCTGCTCCAGAGCGAGCTGCAGCGGCGCTACATTGAGGAAATCGGCGACACGGTGGTGCAGAAGCCAAAGCCCGCCCACATGCCACCGGAGCTGATTGTGACAACGCCCTCGAAGAGCAACACACCGGGCGGTGGGGCCAAGCTCGACTTTTACAAGCTGACGCCGCGCACAGCGCCCGAACTGGATGGCGGAGCCCAAAGGGGCATGTACAAGCAGCAGGGCGGCAGCGTGGGGGGCGCAACATCCACGTCGGCCCGGCGCACCTACTCGTGGCACAATCTCGACCAGGAGGCAGCCATTTCCTCGACCAAGCAGGCAGCCGCCAGCTTCTATATGCACGAGAGCAAGGCAGCGATGAAGATAAAGCCTCCGCCACGAAG GAATGTTCCCAGCAACTTCATACCGCAGCGGAATGTGACGAACACATCCTCGGCGGATGatctgcagctgaagctgtcGCTGAAGAAGAAAATCTGGACGGGTGCCCATGGGGAGCCCGACGGACGACCGCTGTGCTGGTTCAAGGGTCACATGAACCAGACGCACCAGTCACAGGCTCAGGTGCAGGCGCAGACCAATGCCATGGCCAGTGCAGCCAGTGCCGTACGcagtgcaggaggaggaggaggaggaggaggaggaggaggtggcacAGCAAGCCGCACCGTGTTCACTGCTGCCAGTGGCAAAGAAGCGGCTGCAGGCAtggcaacaggagcagcagcagcagcagcagcaccgcctaCACGCAAGCCCAGGAAGCTCGAGCAAGTGGATTTGTTCAC CGCCTGCTCCCAGAAGCTCatcatgtggcagcagcaggaggagcacaagAAAATGCAGCCGCAGCGCCTGATACGCGTTGAGGAGCAACAGCGTGAGATGATGCGCTCCTTCAAGCCCATGCAGCTGGGCAAGAAGCAATCACTGACGGGCAGAACCATGGCCGGGCTGGGCCCCGATGCCAGCAGTGCTGGACTGAAGGTCAAACGTAAATCGAGCAGCATGATGAAGATTGCCGAGACCACACAGCTGGTCACACGCTTTGCACGCACACGCGGCAGTTCCGGCAGCTCggcactccagcagcagcagcagcagatgcagcagcagcacgcgtCTCAGGGCCAGCGTATGATGTACAAGAATCAGTCGATGGCCAACACGGGCAGCGGACGCCATTACTCCGCTGGCATGATCAATCCACAGCATGGACACCGCGCTCCCAGCAAGTTCAAGACGGGCGGACTGGTGGTCACTGCCGTCCAGCAGCCGGGCATGGcacttggcagcagcaacagctctcGACGGATGCGCAATGCAGCCGGACTGCCGGTGAAGGCCGGCCAGGGACACGCAGCactcggagcagcagcaaacggcagcagcagcagcggcaatggcaatggcaatggcaacggttTGCTGCAGTACCAGCGGAACAGTGCCGCCAACATACAAATCAACAAATCCTCAACGACGGGCATCAGCCTGGACACGGTCAATCTGGTGCGCAAGGTGAAGACCAAGCTGAAGAAGCGCAAGTCCCGCGCTCTGGCCAATGGAGCTGCCAAGTAG
- the LOC117902988 gene encoding cytosolic carboxypeptidase Nna1 isoform X6 — translation MDFVGGGGRVQFLQAQLFPVCTLTASSGGFLGSFLSKGLKTNQLVVNTDEKTLRPVARLKEPRDLFALPKDKDNDCSQQAPRWPVECQVIEERITHIPYVPAQPEPLNAPTGNELKPRPVGEENGIVVFSYSPISAVNYAKPRAKKEEESSDESDYSSDSRNDSTPPSRSTPVRQPAGSRGGKLNSVSKMINSLDNRSTSASLDEDIDFDDEYDYDTSGAGCGFSGEAREKAIIKDLIEEKKRRYMNAAASAEEKQQHQQQQQPTAGASAGHNSQTGSRSESKPKSTSTEKSNAISEIDDIWKNNTSEYKPASPRYILSQFGKKVTKPMIDRLVDQGDDKHLTTGTASGNQKVASSSKYAISPIKLPKKNIARLEVAFERSARPVSPNSNIVTNSEMKHSFDSDKESITTTTESADTTSWHSCRLAGGADTMPLSPAGSETVSETETLVGEESKSKMRLASVGQQSKMKCPRARHCTVPYTHAQTLAAAANRAARAHRDAEPRLMGEGGTGTGTGAGTGTGTSTGTGTTTSNLNACSLSIDSSFQSQESTTNQETNNSSQSFLSSSNPLPQEQFSRSAVGGAKFVTNCHPMNPEEYDGLEFESRFESGNLAKAVQITPTYYELYLRPDLYTSRSKQWFYFRVRRTRRKMLYRFSIVNLVKSDSLYNDGMQPVMYSTLGAKEKSQGWRRCGDNICYYRNDDESTSNNANEEDEDNSTYTLTFTIEFEHDEDAVYFAHSYPYTYSDLQDYLMEIQRHPVKSKFCKLRLLCRTLAGNNVYYLTVTAPSSNEENMRRKKSIVVSARVHPSETPASWMMKGLMDFITGDTTVAKRLRHKFIFKLVPMLNPDGVIVGNTRNSLTGKDLNRQYRTVIRETYPSIWYTKAMIRRLIEECGVAMYCDMHAHSRKHNIFIYGCENKRNPEKKLTEQVFPLMLHKNSADRFSFESCKFKIQRSKEGTGRIVVWMLGITNSYTIEASFGGSSLGSRKGTHFNTQDYEHMGRAFCETLLDYCDENPNKILNLLKQQDRLRSKIIERLMREGSSADEPLNIPLSDYSSDEGNCSSSSDNEGKHSITASDLEGPCCAPTRAPPSSPEVIHEIRKFRLRRMRKVMHELDRIYFTPMFQRKFKAINTLKRRRHKLGATKTPSTVVAKRLKGGGSGPESSNTTANANATSMAEQTKKPMGKESADSIGSSSQESQENDSAETTKKPAARGARSTAGPSQASGSSKQKAKKKKYLPTEKKKPQANHKLHVNRNFRLWLANRKIFICRRRKSMQTRRTRVRNKAPKKRGEVVRTTLDLPTTDPGSDLHFSTDDEEHSPTIGPSGYGAVAPLRHTLLQSELQRRYIEEIGDTVVQKPKPAHMPPELIVTTPSKSNTPGGGAKLDFYKLTPRTAPELDGGAQRGMYKQQGGSVGGATSTSARRTYSWHNLDQEAAISSTKQAAASFYMHESKAAMKIKPPPRRNVPSNFIPQRNVTNTSSADDLQLKLSLKKKIWTGAHGEPDGRPLCWFKGHMNQTHQSQAQVQAQTNAMASAASAVRSAGGGGGGGGGGGGTASRTVFTAASGKEAAAGMATGAAAAAAAPPTRKPRKLEQVDLFTACSQKLIMWQQQEEHKKMQPQRLIRVEEQQREMMRSFKPMQLGKKQSLTGRTMAGLGPDASSAGLKVKRKSSSMMKIAETTQLVTRFARTRGSSGSSALQQQQQQMQQQHASQGQRMMYKNQSMANTGSGRHYSAGMINPQHGHRAPSKFKTGGLVVTAVQQPGMALGSSNSSRRMRNAAGLPVKAGQGHAALGAAANGSSSSGNGNGNGNGLLQYQRNSAANIQINKSSTTGISLDTVNLVRKVKTKLKKRKSRALANGAAK, via the exons GCTTTCTTGGCAGTTTTTTATCAAAGGGCCTGAAGACCAATCAATTGGTTGTGAATACGGATGAGAAAACCCTGCGACCCGTTGCACGACTGAAGGAACCGCGCGATCTTTTCGCCCTGCCGAAGGACAAGGACAATGACTGCTCACAGCAGGCCCCCAGATGGCCGGTGGAGTGTCAG GTCATCGAGGAGCGCATCACACACATTCCCTATGTGCCGGCCCAGCCCGAGCCGCTCAATGCACCGACTGGCAACGAGCTGAAGCCACGGCCCGTGGGCGAGGAGAATGGAATTGTTGTGTTCAGCTACAGTCCCATCAGTGCGGTCAATTAT GCAAAGCCCAGggccaagaaggaggaggagtcgagCGATGAGTCGGACTACTCATCGGACTCCAGGAACGACTCAACGCCGCCAAGTCGATCGACGCCAGTGCGGCAGCCGGCCGGGAGTCGCGGTGGCAAGCTGAACAGCGTCTCCAAGATGATCAACAGCCTGGACAATCGCTCGACCAGCGCCTCCCTGGACGAAGACATTGATTTCGATGATGAGTATGACTACGACACGAGTGGCGCTGGCTGCGGCTTCAGTGGCGAGGCTCGGGAAAAAGCCATCATCAAGGATCTCATCGAGGAGAAGAAGCGGCGCTACATGAATGCCGCTGCCAGCGCAgaggagaagcaacagcaccagcaacagcaacaacccaCTGCCGGGGCAAGTGCTGGCCACAACAGCCAGACGGGCAGCCGATCGGAGAGCAAGCCCAAGAGCACGTCGACGGAGAAGAGCAACGCCATCAGCGAGATCGATGACATCTGGAAGAACAACACCAGCGAGTACAAGCCCGCCTCGCCGCGCTACATCCTCAGCCAGTTTGGGAAGAAGGTGACCAAGCCCATGATCGATCGCCTGGTGGATCAAGGCGATGACAAACACCTGACAACGGGCACGGCCAGCGGCAACCAAAAGGTAGCGTCGTCGAGCAAGTATGCCATTTCCCCGATCAAGTTGCCCAAGAAGAACATTGCTCGCCTGGAGGTGGCCTTTGAGCGCAGTGCTCGTCCCGTTTCACCCAACTCGAACATAGTTACAAATTCAGAGATGAAGCATAGCTTCGATTCCGATAAGGAAtccatcaccaccaccaccgaaTCAGCAGACACAACATCGTGGCATTCATGTCGACTTGCTGGCGGTGCCGACACCATGCCACTGTCTCCTGCTGGCTCGGAAACTGTCTCCGAAACGGAAACTTTGGTGGGGgaggagagcaagagcaaaatGAGGCTAGCAT CTGTGGGGCAGCAGAGCAAGATGAAGTGCCCAAGAGCGAGGCACTGCACGGTGCCATATACGCATGCGCAAACCCTTGCCGCAGCAGCCAATAGGGCAGCACGGGCCCATCGTGATGCAGAGCCAAGGCTCATGGGTGAAGGGGGAACGggtactgggactggggctgggactgggactgggactagcactggcactggcacaacCACGAGTAACCTTAATGCTTGTAGCCTGAGCATAGATTCATCGTTCCAGAGTCAAGAATCAACGACTAATCAGGAGACGAACAACTCGTCTCAATCGTTTTTATCCTCTTCTAATCCCTTGCCACAAGAACAGTTCAGCCGTTCGGCGGTGGGCGGTGCCAAATTCGTCACAAACTGCCATCCCATGAATCCCGAGGAGTACGATGGCCTCGAGTTTGAGTCGCGCTTCGAGAGCGGCAACCTGGCCAAAGCGGTACAGATCACGCCCACCTACTATGAGCTGTATCTGCGTCCCGATCTCTACACGAGCCGCTCCAAGCAGTGGTTCTACTTTCGCGTGCGACGCACACGCCGCAAGATGCTCTATCGCTTCTCGATTGTGAATCTCGTGAAGTCCGACAGCCTCTACAACGATGGCATGCAGCCGGTCATGTACTCCACACTAGGGGCCAAGGAGAAGAGCCAGGGCTGGCGGCGTTGCGGTGATAATATCTGCTATTATCGGAACGATGATGA AAGTACCAGCAATAATGCCAACGAGGAGGATGAAGACAACTCCACGTATACGCTCACTTTCACCATTGAGTTTGAGCACGATGAGGATGCGGTTTACTTTGCCCACAGCTATCCTTACACGTACAGTGATCTGCAGGACTATCTCATGGAGATCCAGCGGCACCCGGTCAAGTCAAAGTTCTGTAAATTGCGTCTACTCTGCCGCACATTGGCGGGGAATAATGTCTACTATCTGACGGTGACGGCGCCCTCCagcaatgaagaaaatatgcgG CGTAAGAAATCAATTGTGGTATCGGCACGTGTCCATCCAAGCGAAACGCCCGCCTCATGGATGATGAAGGGACTGATGGACTTCATCACTGGCGACACAACAGTGGCCAAGCGGCTGCGCCACAAGTTCATCTTCAAGCTGGTGCCAATGCTGAATCCAGATGGTGTGATTGTGGGCAACACGCGCAACTCGCTGACCGGCAAGGATCTGAATCGGCAATACCGCACGGTTATCCGTGAGACATATCCGTCCATTTGGTATACAAAAGCCATGATTAGAAG ACTGATTGAAGAGTGCGGCGTGGCCATGTACTGTGATATGCACGCGCACTCACGCAAACACAACATATTCATTTATGGCTGTGAGAACAAGCGAAATCCGGAGAAGAAGCTCACCGAGCAGGTGTTCCCCTTGATGCTACACAAGAACAGTGCGGATCGG TTCTCGTTTGAGAGCTGCAAATTCAAGATACAACGCAGCAAAGAGGGCACTGGTCGTATTGTCGTCTGGATGTTGGGCATCACCAATAGCTACACAATTGAGGCATCCTTTGGTGGCTCCTCGCTGGGCTCACGCAAGGGTACGCACTTCAATACGCAG GATTATGAACACATGGGACGTGCATTTTGTGAGACACTTTTGGACTATTGCGATGAGAATCCAAACAAA ATTTTAAATTTACTCAAACAACAGGACAGGCTGCGATCCAAAATCATCGAAAGACTGATGAGAGAAGGCTCCAGTGCAGACGAGCCATTGAATATACCATTATCGGATTACTCCAG cgaCGAGGGCAACTGCAGTTCCAGCTCGGACAACGAGGGCAAGCACTCAATCACGGCCTCCGATCTGGAGGGACCCTGCTGTGCACCCACACGTGCCCCGCCCAGTTCCCCCGAGGTCATACATGAGATACGAAAG TTCCGCCTGCGGCGCATGAGGAAAGTGATGCACGAGCTGGATCGCATCTACTTTACGCCGATGTTCCAGCGCAAGTTCAAGGCAATCAACACACTGAAGCGACGTCGCCACAAGCTGGGCGCCACCAAGACACCGTCGACCGTCGTGGCCAAGCGACTGAAAGGTGGTGGCAGTGGTCCAgagagcagcaacaccactgccaacgccaacgccacaTCGATGGCTGAGCAGACGAAGAAGCCCATGGGAAAGGAAAGCGCTGACAGCATTGGTTCGAGCTCGCAGGAGTCGCAGGAGAATGACTCGGCAGAGACAACAAAGAAGCCAGCGGCGCGAGGGGCACGAAGCACGGCCGGCCCCAGTCAGGCCAGTGGGTCGTCCAAGCagaaagccaaaaagaaaaagtatttGCCCACGGAGAAGAAGAAGCCCCAAGCGAATCACAAGCTGCATGTGAATCGCAATTTTCGCCTGTGGCTGGCCAATCGCAAGATCTTCATATGTCGCCGTAGAAAG TCCATGCAGACGCGGCGCACTCGTGTGCGCAACAAGGCGCCCAAGAAGCGCGGCGAGGTGGTGCGCACCACACTGGATCTGCCCACCACCGATCCCGGCTCCGATCTGCACTTCTCCACCGACGACGAAGAGCACTCGCCCACCATCGGGCCGAGTGGCTACGGTGCCGTGGCACCACTGCGGCACACCCTGCTCCAGAGCGAGCTGCAGCGGCGCTACATTGAGGAAATCGGCGACACGGTGGTGCAGAAGCCAAAGCCCGCCCACATGCCACCGGAGCTGATTGTGACAACGCCCTCGAAGAGCAACACACCGGGCGGTGGGGCCAAGCTCGACTTTTACAAGCTGACGCCGCGCACAGCGCCCGAACTGGATGGCGGAGCCCAAAGGGGCATGTACAAGCAGCAGGGCGGCAGCGTGGGGGGCGCAACATCCACGTCGGCCCGGCGCACCTACTCGTGGCACAATCTCGACCAGGAGGCAGCCATTTCCTCGACCAAGCAGGCAGCCGCCAGCTTCTATATGCACGAGAGCAAGGCAGCGATGAAGATAAAGCCTCCGCCACGAAG GAATGTTCCCAGCAACTTCATACCGCAGCGGAATGTGACGAACACATCCTCGGCGGATGatctgcagctgaagctgtcGCTGAAGAAGAAAATCTGGACGGGTGCCCATGGGGAGCCCGACGGACGACCGCTGTGCTGGTTCAAGGGTCACATGAACCAGACGCACCAGTCACAGGCTCAGGTGCAGGCGCAGACCAATGCCATGGCCAGTGCAGCCAGTGCCGTACGcagtgcaggaggaggaggaggaggaggaggaggaggaggtggcacAGCAAGCCGCACCGTGTTCACTGCTGCCAGTGGCAAAGAAGCGGCTGCAGGCAtggcaacaggagcagcagcagcagcagcagcaccgcctaCACGCAAGCCCAGGAAGCTCGAGCAAGTGGATTTGTTCAC CGCCTGCTCCCAGAAGCTCatcatgtggcagcagcaggaggagcacaagAAAATGCAGCCGCAGCGCCTGATACGCGTTGAGGAGCAACAGCGTGAGATGATGCGCTCCTTCAAGCCCATGCAGCTGGGCAAGAAGCAATCACTGACGGGCAGAACCATGGCCGGGCTGGGCCCCGATGCCAGCAGTGCTGGACTGAAGGTCAAACGTAAATCGAGCAGCATGATGAAGATTGCCGAGACCACACAGCTGGTCACACGCTTTGCACGCACACGCGGCAGTTCCGGCAGCTCggcactccagcagcagcagcagcagatgcagcagcagcacgcgtCTCAGGGCCAGCGTATGATGTACAAGAATCAGTCGATGGCCAACACGGGCAGCGGACGCCATTACTCCGCTGGCATGATCAATCCACAGCATGGACACCGCGCTCCCAGCAAGTTCAAGACGGGCGGACTGGTGGTCACTGCCGTCCAGCAGCCGGGCATGGcacttggcagcagcaacagctctcGACGGATGCGCAATGCAGCCGGACTGCCGGTGAAGGCCGGCCAGGGACACGCAGCactcggagcagcagcaaacggcagcagcagcagcggcaatggcaatggcaatggcaacggttTGCTGCAGTACCAGCGGAACAGTGCCGCCAACATACAAATCAACAAATCCTCAACGACGGGCATCAGCCTGGACACGGTCAATCTGGTGCGCAAGGTGAAGACCAAGCTGAAGAAGCGCAAGTCCCGCGCTCTGGCCAATGGAGCTGCCAAGTAG